In one window of Candidatus Binatia bacterium DNA:
- a CDS encoding flavin reductase family protein translates to MDAAAKKTALRMIPYGLYILTAENERGDVAAATVNWVTQAAFEPPLVVVGVKADSNAHALIKETGSFALNMLGKGQQSLAFTFFKPAAKEGNTISGEPFERGVTGAPLLVRCPAYVESRVVEFLERGDHSVVVGEVVAAGVRQAIEARPDDAILWLKELGEKVFYGG, encoded by the coding sequence ATGGATGCAGCCGCAAAGAAAACTGCCTTACGCATGATTCCGTACGGCCTGTATATCCTGACCGCGGAGAACGAACGCGGTGATGTCGCTGCCGCCACAGTGAACTGGGTAACGCAGGCAGCGTTCGAACCGCCACTCGTGGTTGTCGGCGTCAAGGCCGACTCCAATGCCCATGCGCTCATCAAAGAAACAGGCTCATTTGCTCTGAACATGCTGGGCAAGGGGCAGCAATCGTTAGCGTTCACTTTTTTCAAACCTGCAGCCAAGGAAGGAAACACGATCTCAGGCGAACCATTCGAGCGCGGAGTCACCGGCGCCCCACTGCTCGTGCGTTGCCCGGCGTACGTGGAGTCGCGCGTGGTCGAGTTTCTCGAACGAGGTGATCACTCCGTGGTTGTCGGAGAGGTGGTCGCTGCCGGTGTGCGGCAAGCTATCGAGGCTCGGCCGGACGATGCCATTTTGTGGCTCAAGGAGCTGGGCGAAAAGGTTTTTTATGGTGGCTAG
- a CDS encoding DUF1330 domain-containing protein, giving the protein MIVENRLYPDAGQIAHLQDEASPDGPIVMVNLLKFREKAQYPDGRDAHLSGREAYMRYGMEVAKLVEASGGRILFAGNVTFLTIGAAEELWDEVVLVEYPSRAAFLRMAMSPEWRAIEVHREAGLEGQLNIETVPLMREFGR; this is encoded by the coding sequence ATGATTGTCGAAAACCGTTTGTATCCGGATGCCGGCCAGATCGCGCATTTGCAAGACGAAGCTTCTCCCGATGGCCCAATCGTGATGGTGAATTTGCTCAAGTTTCGGGAGAAAGCGCAATATCCGGACGGGCGCGATGCGCACCTCTCCGGCCGGGAGGCTTACATGCGCTACGGAATGGAAGTGGCGAAGCTGGTGGAGGCGAGCGGAGGCCGGATCCTGTTTGCCGGGAACGTCACCTTTCTCACCATCGGCGCTGCCGAGGAGTTATGGGACGAGGTTGTGCTTGTCGAATATCCCAGCCGCGCTGCGTTTCTGCGCATGGCCATGTCGCCGGAGTGGCGGGCAATTGAAGTACATCGTGAAGCTGGTCTCGAGGGGCAGCTCAACATCGAAACCGTACCGCTCATGCGCGAGTTCGGCAGGTGA
- a CDS encoding delta-60 repeat domain-containing protein, with the protein MALTGFQAEIKSLVIQPDGQILAAGRFIRFGGDDILVLRANAADGSLDPSFGGGDDYPLTHLFAIDGALDIALQPDGRIVVSGFQDRDSALNDWAIVRYESNGSLDPSFDSDGIVITDMGAYGTAGDLANSLALQADGKIVVAGRGSPPCSGGALPVECATRPELRLRRQVDPQWCLR; encoded by the coding sequence GTGGCCCTGACCGGGTTCCAGGCCGAGATCAAATCGCTGGTGATCCAGCCGGACGGCCAAATTCTAGCAGCAGGACGGTTTATCAGGTTCGGGGGAGACGATATTCTGGTTCTGCGCGCTAACGCTGCGGACGGTTCGCTCGACCCATCCTTCGGCGGCGGGGACGACTACCCCCTCACGCATTTGTTTGCAATCGATGGAGCACTCGACATCGCCCTGCAGCCGGATGGAAGGATCGTCGTGTCAGGCTTCCAAGACCGAGACAGTGCCCTTAACGACTGGGCCATCGTCCGATACGAGTCCAACGGTTCTCTCGATCCCTCTTTTGACAGCGACGGTATCGTCATCACCGACATGGGGGCCTACGGCACTGCCGGCGACCTGGCAAACAGCCTCGCCTTGCAAGCCGACGGCAAAATCGTTGTTGCTGGAAGGGGGTCCCCCCCCTGCTCGGGTGGCGCGCTACCAGTCGAATGTGCAACTCGACCCGAGCTTCGGCTCCGGCGGCAAGTTGACCCCCAGTGGTGTCTCCGATGA
- a CDS encoding NnrU family protein — protein sequence MSPPLQIVGWWLAFAGTHTALSHPPIRARLVARFGEQGFRGVYSLVALATFIPLVTTFFLHRTSRGVWLPALAMVPGIWWLTMGVNLAALFLIVLGFSLPNPVSTLSRQSAAQPHGVLRVTRHPAFMGFALLDFGHLLVLRSPIDLAFFGGLCAYSVLGAAHQDWRRRKTTPELARFYQETSFIPLVALWQGRTRFAANEIRWGAVVFALVLYGVLFFSHHRIFG from the coding sequence ATGAGTCCACCCTTGCAAATCGTCGGTTGGTGGCTTGCGTTTGCAGGCACACACACCGCGTTGAGCCATCCGCCAATCCGTGCACGCTTAGTTGCGCGGTTCGGAGAGCAGGGATTTCGCGGCGTCTACTCGCTCGTGGCACTGGCCACGTTTATTCCTTTAGTGACCACGTTTTTCCTGCACCGCACCTCTCGCGGTGTGTGGTTGCCGGCGCTTGCGATGGTGCCCGGGATCTGGTGGCTGACCATGGGCGTGAACCTGGCGGCTCTTTTCCTCATTGTTTTGGGATTCTCTCTGCCAAATCCGGTGTCTACCCTGAGCCGCCAAAGCGCGGCCCAGCCTCACGGTGTTTTACGGGTCACGCGGCATCCGGCCTTCATGGGCTTTGCGCTGCTTGACTTCGGTCATTTGCTCGTGCTCCGAAGCCCAATCGATCTTGCCTTCTTCGGCGGGCTTTGTGCGTACTCCGTGCTTGGCGCGGCGCATCAGGATTGGAGGCGCCGCAAGACCACTCCGGAGTTGGCGAGATTTTACCAGGAAACGTCATTCATTCCGCTGGTCGCACTGTGGCAAGGCCGCACTCGTTTTGCCGCGAACGAAATCCGCTGGGGTGCTGTGGTGTTTGCGCTCGTGTTGTACGGGGTTTTGTTCTTCAGCCATCACAGAATTTTTGGGTGA
- the tadA gene encoding tRNA adenosine(34) deaminase TadA, producing the protein MPKRTVSTPETDEHFMRRALVYARKAEALGEVPVGAVVVHEGRIVGRGYNQPIAKHDPTAHAEIAALREAGRRLGNYRLPDCTLYVTIEPCPMCAGAVAYARIARLVFGAPDVKVGACGSVIDLMADRRINHHTRVQGGVLADECAALLREFFRRRRQRAKKNLG; encoded by the coding sequence ATGCCCAAGCGTACAGTCAGCACGCCGGAGACTGACGAGCACTTTATGCGGCGCGCGTTGGTGTACGCGCGCAAGGCCGAGGCCCTAGGTGAAGTGCCCGTGGGGGCCGTGGTCGTTCATGAAGGACGCATTGTCGGTCGTGGATACAATCAGCCGATTGCGAAACACGATCCGACGGCTCATGCCGAAATCGCAGCCCTGCGTGAAGCCGGGCGCCGCTTAGGCAATTATCGCCTGCCGGACTGCACCCTCTATGTGACCATCGAGCCCTGCCCGATGTGTGCCGGTGCGGTGGCGTATGCGCGCATTGCCCGGCTCGTGTTCGGCGCACCCGACGTCAAGGTTGGCGCCTGTGGCAGCGTGATCGATCTGATGGCCGACCGCAGAATCAACCATCACACCCGAGTGCAAGGTGGCGTGCTGGCAGACGAGTGCGCCGCCCTCTTGCGCGAATTTTTCCGCCGGCGGCGACAACGCGCCAAGAAAAACCTTGGTTGA
- a CDS encoding NAD(P)/FAD-dependent oxidoreductase, with protein sequence MMKGALMAGPRHVRTAIIGSGFGGIGLGIRLRQAGFEDFTILEKETSLGGTWRDNTYPGCACDVPSMSYCFSFAQKTDWTRKWAPQPEIQAYMEDIAHSHGIVPHIRFGVRFTGARFHASSGKWEVFTDNRDTMWADALVIGIGQLHYPYIPAIEGREKFRGVQFHSARWNHEFDFRGKRVAVIGNAASAIQFIPQIAPLTERLYIFQRSANWMLPRGDRPYRKWEHWAFAHVPGLAKFYRARLWAALELFFLPVIQQKPWAMRFYRRQALRYLEETVRDPQLRRLLVPDYPIGAKRILISDDYYQSLNLPQVRLVTDGVAALAEDAVVTKTGERLAVDAVIFATGFRTNPFLAGLRIEGLGGRLLENDWAQGARAYYGITVPGYPNFFLLYGPNTNLGHNSILFMLECQFQYILEALRLLQQGAAYLDVRKDVFEAFNRDIQAALQHTAWAHVDHSWYKDEAGRITNNWPYSTFWYWWKTRHLNAADYRIVSLAEAAAAAQAESLPFAATAGAR encoded by the coding sequence ATGATGAAAGGAGCTCTCATGGCGGGCCCGCGGCACGTGCGTACAGCGATCATCGGTAGCGGCTTTGGCGGCATCGGCCTGGGAATTCGTTTGCGCCAAGCCGGCTTCGAGGACTTCACCATCCTCGAAAAAGAAACTTCGCTCGGCGGCACTTGGCGGGACAACACTTATCCTGGCTGCGCCTGCGACGTGCCGTCGATGTCCTACTGTTTTTCCTTCGCGCAAAAGACCGATTGGACCCGCAAGTGGGCCCCGCAACCGGAAATTCAGGCGTACATGGAAGATATCGCCCACTCCCACGGGATTGTCCCGCACATCCGCTTTGGGGTGCGGTTTACGGGCGCGCGTTTCCACGCCAGCAGCGGCAAGTGGGAAGTGTTCACGGACAACCGCGACACGATGTGGGCCGATGCGTTAGTCATCGGCATCGGGCAACTGCACTATCCGTACATCCCTGCCATCGAGGGCCGCGAAAAGTTCCGCGGGGTGCAGTTCCACTCGGCCCGTTGGAACCATGAATTCGACTTCCGCGGCAAGCGCGTCGCCGTCATTGGCAACGCGGCCAGCGCCATCCAGTTCATCCCGCAAATTGCGCCGCTCACCGAGCGGCTGTACATCTTTCAGCGGAGCGCCAACTGGATGCTCCCACGCGGCGATCGCCCTTATCGCAAATGGGAACATTGGGCATTTGCCCACGTTCCCGGGTTAGCGAAGTTTTACCGTGCCCGCTTGTGGGCTGCACTCGAACTGTTCTTCTTGCCGGTGATCCAACAAAAGCCGTGGGCGATGCGTTTTTACCGTCGCCAAGCGTTACGGTACTTGGAGGAAACGGTTCGCGACCCCCAACTCCGCCGCCTCTTGGTGCCGGACTACCCAATTGGCGCCAAGCGGATTCTTATCTCTGACGACTATTACCAAAGCCTCAACTTGCCCCAAGTGCGCTTGGTCACCGACGGCGTGGCAGCCTTGGCGGAAGATGCGGTGGTGACCAAAACCGGCGAGCGCCTCGCGGTAGATGCGGTGATCTTTGCCACTGGTTTTCGCACCAATCCGTTCCTCGCTGGGCTGCGCATCGAAGGGCTCGGAGGCCGCCTGTTGGAAAACGACTGGGCGCAAGGTGCGCGCGCTTACTATGGGATCACAGTGCCTGGCTATCCGAACTTCTTCCTCCTGTACGGCCCGAACACCAACCTCGGGCACAACTCGATCTTGTTTATGCTCGAGTGCCAATTCCAGTACATCCTCGAAGCCCTGCGGCTGTTGCAACAGGGGGCAGCATACCTCGACGTTCGCAAAGACGTGTTCGAAGCGTTCAACCGCGACATCCAAGCCGCGCTGCAGCACACCGCCTGGGCACACGTGGACCACAGTTGGTACAAGGACGAAGCCGGTCGCATCACGAACAACTGGCCCTACTCCACCTTCTGGTACTGGTGGAAAACGCGTCATTTGAACGCGGCCGACTACCGCATCGTATCGCTGGCCGAGGCAGCAGCCGCGGCGCAGGCCGAAAGCTTGCCCTTCGCAGCCACTGCGGGCGCTCGTTAA
- a CDS encoding rRNA pseudouridine synthase, with product MQKILAQAGLASRRQAEQWIREGRVRVNGQVVTELGAKADPFTDRITVDRRRVVPVPELVYLAMHKPVGVVTTMSDPEGRPTVRNLLPKLPARVYPVGRLDYHSSGLLLFTNDGEVALRLTHPRYGVVKVYQVKVKGVPSEATLAKLRRGVRLEDGVAQVESARVLRSSGTKTWLEIAIREGRRREIRRLCHAVGHDVEKLKRVAIGPISLGRLEPGESRLLNEREVRALRRAVGLDT from the coding sequence CTGCAAAAGATCCTCGCCCAGGCGGGCCTGGCCTCGCGACGACAAGCGGAGCAGTGGATCCGCGAGGGGCGGGTGCGGGTGAACGGCCAGGTGGTAACGGAGCTGGGCGCGAAGGCTGATCCCTTTACCGATCGCATTACCGTCGACCGACGCCGGGTCGTTCCCGTTCCGGAACTCGTTTACCTCGCAATGCACAAGCCTGTTGGGGTGGTGACAACAATGTCCGACCCGGAAGGGCGCCCCACCGTGCGCAACTTGCTGCCGAAATTGCCGGCCCGGGTGTATCCAGTCGGCCGGCTAGATTACCACTCGTCTGGGCTGCTCTTGTTCACCAACGATGGCGAGGTGGCGCTGCGCCTGACGCATCCCCGCTACGGGGTGGTCAAGGTGTATCAGGTCAAAGTGAAAGGTGTACCGAGCGAAGCCACGTTGGCAAAGCTCCGCCGTGGCGTGCGCCTAGAGGACGGCGTGGCGCAGGTGGAGTCGGCGCGGGTGCTGCGCTCGAGCGGGACGAAAACGTGGCTCGAAATCGCGATCCGCGAAGGGAGAAGGCGCGAAATCCGCCGGCTTTGTCATGCGGTTGGTCATGATGTGGAGAAACTCAAACGAGTGGCAATCGGACCGATTTCTCTCGGCCGCCTCGAGCCGGGCGAGAGCCGCTTGCTCAACGAACGAGAGGTGCGCGCCCTACGCCGCGCTGTTGGCCTCGACACCTGA
- the scpB gene encoding SMC-Scp complex subunit ScpB: MEDHQSPSPPAAPEVPATDGPDASSDEHELTFNPAQLACIIESLLFAAGSPVPLRRLVEVLAGPSTAEVREAVELLREQYAPGKRGIQLVEVAGGYQFRTAREYAVWVQALLQEKPQRLGRAALETLAIVAYKQPVTKAEIEAIRGVDCDGPLNTLLSRRLIKIAGRKETVGRPLLYATTPEFLETFGLRDLHDLPALQELSSALESLSAPESTDEDVTAQQTTLPLADSEQTTTADQQSAAEADRPPATSAKDPRPGGPGLATTSGAVDPRGAGAGERPGGNGAGREG; the protein is encoded by the coding sequence GTGGAGGATCACCAATCCCCTTCGCCTCCGGCAGCGCCGGAAGTACCGGCAACGGATGGGCCCGACGCCTCGTCGGACGAACACGAGCTGACCTTCAACCCGGCCCAACTTGCCTGCATTATCGAGAGCTTGCTGTTCGCGGCTGGTTCTCCGGTGCCGTTGCGGCGCTTGGTGGAAGTGCTAGCGGGACCTTCCACTGCAGAAGTGCGGGAAGCCGTGGAGCTGCTGCGCGAGCAGTACGCCCCGGGAAAACGCGGTATCCAGTTGGTGGAAGTCGCGGGCGGTTATCAGTTCCGCACAGCACGCGAGTATGCGGTTTGGGTGCAGGCATTGCTGCAAGAGAAGCCCCAACGACTGGGACGGGCAGCGCTCGAGACCCTGGCGATCGTTGCTTACAAGCAGCCGGTGACCAAGGCAGAGATCGAAGCGATTCGCGGCGTCGACTGCGACGGTCCACTCAACACCCTCCTTTCCCGCCGCCTAATTAAAATTGCGGGCCGCAAAGAAACCGTCGGAAGGCCCCTTCTCTATGCCACCACCCCCGAGTTCCTGGAGACGTTCGGACTCAGGGACTTGCACGACCTCCCTGCTCTGCAAGAACTGTCGAGCGCGCTCGAAAGCCTGAGTGCGCCAGAAAGCACCGACGAAGATGTCACCGCCCAGCAAACAACCCTCCCGCTCGCCGATAGCGAGCAAACCACAACCGCAGATCAGCAAAGCGCAGCCGAAGCTGACCGACCGCCGGCAACGTCTGCAAAAGATCCTCGCCCAGGCGGGCCTGGCCTCGCGACGACAAGCGGAGCAGTGGATCCGCGAGGGGCGGGTGCGGGTGAACGGCCAGGTGGTAACGGAGCTGGGCGCGAAGGCTGA
- a CDS encoding segregation/condensation protein A: MTPTDSATAEQLPLPFYRVRLESFEGPLDLLLHLIKKNEVEITDIPISAITEQYLQYLDLMRELRLDVAGEFLVMAATLMLIKSRMLLPPDEEDEEEEDDPRHELVQQLLEYQRYKEAALALAERPLLHRDVFVRRPDKELQPPPGTVRVGLWDLVEALRQLLARRQPEPVHRVVLEPVSLRACAERMLSRLAKHRRLQFDELFEAGASRLEIVATFLALLELVRLGAVAAVQAHWQAPIEIELLKDDVGWDWLAEWEKTEAHTASPASATLQEE; the protein is encoded by the coding sequence ATGACGCCGACGGACAGCGCCACTGCCGAACAGTTGCCGCTGCCATTTTACCGCGTGCGGCTCGAGTCGTTCGAGGGTCCGCTCGACTTGCTCTTGCATCTCATCAAGAAGAACGAAGTCGAAATCACCGACATCCCGATTTCTGCCATTACCGAGCAGTACCTGCAGTACCTCGACCTGATGAGAGAGCTGCGCCTGGACGTGGCGGGCGAATTCTTGGTGATGGCAGCAACGTTAATGCTGATCAAATCGCGGATGTTGCTGCCGCCCGACGAGGAAGACGAAGAAGAAGAGGACGATCCGCGCCACGAGCTCGTGCAACAGCTACTGGAATACCAGCGATACAAGGAAGCCGCGTTGGCTTTGGCCGAGCGCCCGCTGCTGCATCGCGATGTGTTCGTGCGACGGCCCGACAAAGAACTGCAGCCGCCGCCAGGCACCGTCCGCGTGGGTCTCTGGGACTTAGTCGAAGCGCTGCGGCAACTGCTCGCACGACGTCAACCCGAGCCCGTGCACCGGGTTGTGCTCGAGCCTGTGTCGTTGCGTGCCTGTGCGGAGCGGATGCTCTCCCGCCTGGCAAAGCACCGGCGGCTGCAATTCGACGAACTGTTCGAGGCGGGCGCCTCCCGCTTGGAGATTGTCGCCACCTTCCTGGCTTTGCTCGAACTTGTCCGCCTCGGGGCAGTCGCGGCGGTCCAGGCACACTGGCAGGCACCGATTGAAATCGAACTGCTGAAAGACGACGTCGGGTGGGACTGGCTGGCAGAATGGGAAAAAACCGAGGCACACACTGCCTCGCCTGCCAGCGCAACCCTGCAGGAGGAATAA
- the trpS gene encoding tryptophan--tRNA ligase: protein MSGSEGKKIVVSGMRPTGRLHLGHLHGALRNWVRLQHEANRCFFFVADWHVLTTKPEGTESIEQNTLEMVTDWLAVGLDPEKVVIFRQSQVKQHAELHLLLSMVTPTPWLIRNPTVKEQARDLGMISGESEQEVLSLSYGLLGYPVLQSADVLVYKATAVPVGEDQAPHIELTREIARRFNHFYGPVFPEPRTLVTEAPRVPGLDGRKMSKSFNNAVWLRDPPEEVDRKLSRMMTDPRRVRRTDPGEPEDCPAFRLHRIYCTPDEIDYVTRGCRTASIGCLECKKIMIRHVIEDLAPIAARRQQLEAQPQRVAEVLAHGHEQAQGVAEATMKEVRTAIGLPT from the coding sequence GTGAGTGGAAGCGAGGGAAAGAAGATCGTCGTCAGCGGGATGCGTCCGACCGGGCGGCTTCATCTCGGCCACCTGCACGGCGCATTGCGTAACTGGGTGCGGCTGCAACACGAGGCTAATCGGTGCTTTTTCTTTGTCGCCGACTGGCACGTGCTCACCACCAAACCGGAAGGCACGGAGTCCATCGAGCAAAACACGCTGGAGATGGTCACCGACTGGCTTGCCGTCGGTCTCGACCCCGAGAAGGTGGTGATTTTCCGCCAGTCGCAAGTGAAACAGCATGCCGAGCTGCACTTGTTGCTTTCGATGGTAACGCCGACTCCCTGGCTCATCCGCAATCCAACGGTGAAAGAGCAAGCGCGCGATTTAGGGATGATCAGCGGTGAGTCAGAACAAGAAGTTTTGAGCCTGAGTTACGGCCTTCTCGGCTACCCCGTGCTGCAAAGTGCTGACGTGCTTGTCTACAAAGCCACCGCCGTACCGGTCGGCGAGGATCAGGCGCCGCACATCGAACTGACCCGCGAGATCGCGCGCCGCTTCAACCACTTTTACGGTCCGGTGTTTCCCGAGCCACGCACCTTGGTGACAGAAGCGCCACGCGTTCCTGGCTTAGACGGCCGCAAGATGAGCAAAAGCTTCAACAATGCGGTTTGGCTGCGCGATCCGCCCGAAGAGGTGGACCGCAAACTCTCCCGCATGATGACCGATCCCCGGCGCGTGCGCCGCACCGACCCTGGAGAGCCGGAGGATTGCCCCGCCTTTCGCCTTCACCGGATTTACTGTACGCCCGACGAAATCGATTACGTCACTCGTGGGTGCCGCACTGCCAGCATCGGCTGCCTCGAGTGCAAAAAGATTATGATCCGCCATGTGATCGAAGATCTCGCGCCGATCGCCGCACGACGGCAGCAACTCGAAGCGCAGCCACAACGAGTGGCGGAAGTCCTCGCGCACGGGCACGAGCAAGCGCAAGGCGTGGCGGAAGCCACCATGAAGGAAGTACGAACGGCCATAGGCTTGCCCACATGA
- a CDS encoding site-2 protease family protein, producing MSLSLFQEVIVWAVPVFVAVIFHEVAHGYVAYQLGDPTAKQAGRITLNPIPHIDPFGTLALPLLLIVMNSPFLFGYARPVPVNVARLRHPRRDMILVAAAGPVTNLLLALAFAALLPLAWVPQLAQAAQPLLAQIALRGVIINVALAVFNLLPVPPLDGGRVLAGLVPRPLAVLLARIEPYGMLIVVALVATNVAGVVMRPLIRGLLGWLL from the coding sequence GTGTCCCTCTCCTTGTTCCAGGAAGTGATCGTGTGGGCGGTGCCCGTGTTCGTGGCAGTGATTTTCCACGAGGTAGCGCACGGGTACGTGGCCTACCAACTCGGGGATCCCACCGCAAAGCAGGCTGGTCGGATTACGTTAAACCCGATCCCCCACATCGATCCATTTGGAACACTGGCCTTGCCTCTGTTGCTCATTGTCATGAACTCGCCATTTCTGTTCGGTTATGCGCGACCGGTGCCGGTGAATGTTGCCCGCCTACGACACCCGCGGCGCGACATGATCCTCGTAGCGGCTGCAGGGCCAGTAACGAACTTGCTGCTGGCACTTGCGTTCGCCGCCTTGTTGCCGCTCGCGTGGGTACCGCAACTTGCCCAGGCGGCACAGCCGCTGCTCGCGCAAATTGCGTTGCGCGGCGTGATCATCAACGTGGCACTCGCGGTGTTCAACCTGTTGCCCGTGCCGCCACTCGATGGCGGGCGGGTGCTCGCCGGGCTCGTGCCCCGGCCGCTGGCGGTGCTGCTCGCCCGCATCGAGCCGTATGGCATGCTGATTGTCGTAGCGTTGGTGGCCACCAATGTGGCAGGCGTAGTCATGCGCCCGTTGATTCGTGGTCTTTTGGGGTGGCTGTTGTGA
- a CDS encoding S1C family serine protease, which translates to MNAVVSLLERTVAASVALDVAVPESHPSSALLGTRRHGSGFIFNPLGLVVTANYVTLGARRIQLRSVDNQTWSGRPLVQDFVRGFAVVAIEETGRFPTLPLGSVDELKVGDPVFLLGSGPENARRVHDGIVSAIEPFDAYWEYHVDRAVFTTTPNPGFGGAALLDRQGVARALVLLEVAEIGRFTLAVPLDYLAQHHEEVVRQPHSARLPARGWLGLFCYSVSNHVVVGGVIPGSPAETGGLKSGDVVLMVGDERIYDRGSLYNLIWRHKPGDRIQMRVYRNNAIVSLDFELGNAEEFFA; encoded by the coding sequence ATGAATGCCGTTGTTTCGTTGCTCGAGCGAACCGTAGCTGCAAGCGTGGCTTTGGACGTCGCTGTCCCTGAGTCGCACCCATCGAGCGCCCTGTTGGGCACACGTCGACACGGGAGCGGGTTTATTTTCAATCCGCTCGGTTTAGTGGTCACCGCCAACTACGTCACCTTGGGTGCCCGGCGCATTCAACTCCGCTCGGTCGACAACCAAACCTGGTCGGGCCGCCCCCTCGTGCAGGATTTCGTGCGCGGGTTTGCGGTGGTGGCGATCGAAGAGACCGGTCGGTTCCCCACGCTTCCACTTGGTTCTGTCGACGAACTCAAGGTGGGGGATCCGGTGTTTCTGTTGGGGAGCGGGCCCGAGAACGCTCGCCGAGTCCACGACGGCATCGTGTCGGCGATCGAACCCTTCGATGCCTATTGGGAATACCATGTCGATCGCGCCGTGTTCACCACCACGCCCAACCCTGGGTTTGGCGGCGCGGCCTTACTGGACCGGCAAGGAGTGGCCCGCGCTCTCGTGCTGCTCGAAGTTGCCGAAATTGGCCGCTTTACTCTTGCCGTGCCGTTGGACTACCTGGCGCAGCATCACGAGGAAGTGGTGCGCCAACCCCACAGTGCGCGTTTACCCGCGCGCGGGTGGCTGGGGCTTTTTTGCTACTCCGTGAGCAACCACGTGGTCGTCGGTGGTGTGATCCCCGGAAGCCCTGCGGAAACCGGTGGGCTCAAATCCGGCGACGTTGTCCTCATGGTAGGCGACGAGCGAATTTACGACCGGGGTTCGCTGTACAACCTCATTTGGCGTCACAAGCCGGGGGACCGCATACAAATGCGCGTCTACCGGAACAACGCCATCGTCTCCCTCGACTTCGAGCTTGGCAACGCGGAAGAATTTTTCGCGTAG
- a CDS encoding anthranilate synthase component I family protein: MRGTSGGCELPAFSVRLEGWGPESWGCGLTLRAADPVAVLRVGDFSSGCLYTHGTSEAWQGTPFELFERFCERFLGAARLCPIHVVVAIQYDAGLPLHGIALPRRKRQPLLLALAYESPQVEPCAGPATGAAVLASGARSPHGIPLQAAWEYPRYASAFARALDYIAAGDAYQVNLAYPLRAARVVSGIRLFELLQQRNPVAFGAYLHGGDFELVSNSPELFLSRRGVWLTTRPIKGTRPRGRTGEEDRRLIAELCADGKERAELTMIVDLERNDLGRICETGSVEVVAHERVATYATLHHMYSEVRGRLRRGLGWGEILAAMFPGGSVTGAPKRRAMQILHELEAGARGFYTGALGWLRSVDDADFALLIRTAVVDREGVEYWTGGGLVADSTAEREYEETRVKARAFVAALEELG; the protein is encoded by the coding sequence GTGCGCGGCACCAGCGGTGGGTGCGAATTGCCAGCGTTTTCTGTGCGGCTGGAAGGTTGGGGGCCGGAATCTTGGGGCTGTGGCTTGACGCTCCGCGCCGCTGACCCAGTGGCCGTGTTGCGGGTGGGCGACTTTTCGAGTGGGTGCCTGTATACACACGGTACGAGCGAAGCGTGGCAGGGCACTCCCTTCGAACTGTTCGAGCGATTTTGTGAGCGCTTTTTGGGTGCGGCTCGCCTGTGCCCCATTCATGTGGTGGTTGCCATCCAGTACGATGCTGGCCTGCCGTTGCATGGCATCGCGTTGCCAAGGAGAAAGCGCCAGCCGTTACTGTTGGCCCTGGCGTACGAAAGCCCGCAGGTAGAACCTTGTGCCGGCCCCGCTACAGGAGCGGCGGTTCTGGCAAGCGGTGCTCGTTCACCCCACGGCATTCCCCTGCAAGCGGCGTGGGAGTACCCGCGTTACGCGAGCGCCTTTGCACGGGCGCTGGACTACATCGCTGCAGGCGATGCATACCAAGTGAACCTGGCCTACCCGCTCCGCGCTGCCCGGGTGGTCTCGGGCATTCGCTTGTTCGAGCTCCTCCAGCAGCGGAATCCGGTGGCTTTTGGGGCATACCTGCACGGTGGGGATTTTGAACTGGTGAGCAACTCCCCCGAGCTGTTTTTGTCGCGCCGTGGGGTGTGGCTCACAACCCGACCGATTAAAGGCACACGCCCGCGCGGGCGCACAGGAGAGGAAGATCGACGTCTCATCGCCGAGCTTTGCGCCGACGGGAAAGAACGAGCCGAGCTCACGATGATCGTCGACCTCGAGCGCAACGATTTGGGGCGCATTTGCGAGACCGGCTCCGTGGAAGTGGTGGCCCACGAACGAGTGGCAACGTACGCGACGTTGCACCACATGTACTCCGAGGTGCGTGGTCGGCTGCGACGCGGTCTCGGGTGGGGAGAAATCCTCGCAGCGATGTTTCCGGGAGGCTCCGTCACCGGCGCCCCCAAGCGGCGCGCGATGCAAATCCTTCACGAGCTCGAGGCGGGTGCGCGCGGGTTTTACACCGGGGCTCTCGGTTGGTTGCGCTCCGTTGATGATGCAGACTTTGCGCTTCTCATTCGCACTGCCGTGGTGGATCGCGAGGGAGTGGAATACTGGACTGGTGGCGGGCTTGTGGCAGACTCGACTGCCGAACGCGAGTACGAGGAAACGCGGGTCAAGGCGCGCGCCTTTGTCGCGGCGTTGGAGGAGTTGGGATGA